In Candidatus Marinimicrobia bacterium CG08_land_8_20_14_0_20_45_22, one DNA window encodes the following:
- the rpmB gene encoding 50S ribosomal protein L28 translates to MSKVCEICGKKPMYGNNVSHAHNKTRRRWDPNLQKIKIVDNGTVKSVKVCTSCIKKGDFQKA, encoded by the coding sequence ATGTCGAAAGTATGTGAAATATGTGGTAAAAAGCCGATGTACGGCAACAACGTTAGTCACGCTCATAATAAAACCAGACGGCGCTGGGATCCGAATTTACAGAAGATCAAAATCGTTGATAACGGAACTGTAAAGTCTGTTAAAGTCTGCACGTCCTGTATTAAAAAAGGCGATTTTCAAAAAGCTTAA